A window from Armatimonas rosea encodes these proteins:
- a CDS encoding carbohydrate binding domain-containing protein codes for MNLTLALSRRTLPWLALPALAAGVAFLGPRLLPAAQAQPPAEAAFPFALPWDDSSASVTSVAALNPAPLTAAHQLTAKNGHFYDSTGRRVRFVGMSIGAAAAFPSKADAPKIAARLHKFGVNLVRLHHLDAQWSTPNIFNHKGPYTTSAAPDPQSLDLLEFFIAELKKNGIYVDLNLHVSREWLPGDGFPPGKLPELGKVVAYFHPRAIALQKQFATQMLSHKSPYTGQPLATDPVLALVELNNEDSLVGSSGQAEALPPAVRKPLEDGWRAYLLQKYGTTEALKKAWNRSAALGPEQLKREPSAWTSEAQGQTKLTVTPVSAAGQTNAPSGTVLQLAPEKIDSTNWHVQLHQTGLTLDTGKTYTVSFTARASAPRTVFVNARLDQAPWSMVGLDTSIGLDTQWKRYSFTFVANGSVVPGHCRLSLMLGDSTASVFLGEWSLRPGSGGVSLAPGQRLEAGNLGLGQVSGSPAGVDYTHYLMTVEDRYCTALKAAISATGCRAAVACSQASYGGIAGAYRESKLDWVDMHAYWQHPSFPGTAFDPNNYRIENTPMTASSAAGVLDGLAMHRVAGKPFTVSEYDHPAPSEYSAEMVPLIFAYAAWQDWDGVFLFAYETARSEKITGFFDQQLHPGKLGFLPAAASLFLRGDLAPAPNAIQLTVPKNRVAGLKGLGSDYAFWGLAQTRYLQGSLKNAPERVDAKSFLTFRAAVRFESDPGPLALGIQNLKPESEGFVWDHSAQQVRVSSPASKALMGKLGGHASRVAGFVAEVAPSARNFAVLTLTSRDGKPTQESSSLLLTALDKAENPGLQWNKERTFAAEAWKSGPTQLSVPTATLHIATLAQNLTVWALDNTGRRVKEIPATLENGTLTLAIGPEHKTLWYELVKN; via the coding sequence GTGAACCTAACTCTTGCGCTTAGCCGCCGTACGCTTCCCTGGCTCGCCCTTCCCGCTCTGGCCGCTGGTGTGGCCTTTCTCGGTCCCCGGCTCCTCCCCGCTGCCCAGGCGCAGCCCCCCGCCGAGGCCGCCTTTCCTTTCGCCCTCCCCTGGGACGACTCCAGCGCGAGCGTGACCAGTGTTGCCGCTCTCAACCCGGCACCCCTGACCGCGGCGCACCAGCTCACCGCCAAGAACGGCCACTTCTACGACTCCACGGGCCGGCGGGTGCGCTTTGTGGGGATGAGTATCGGTGCGGCGGCGGCGTTTCCCAGCAAGGCCGATGCGCCCAAGATCGCGGCGCGCCTGCATAAGTTCGGGGTCAATCTCGTGCGTCTGCACCACCTGGATGCCCAGTGGTCGACTCCCAATATCTTCAACCACAAGGGGCCCTACACCACGAGTGCCGCCCCCGATCCTCAGAGCCTGGACCTCTTGGAGTTCTTTATCGCGGAGCTGAAGAAGAACGGTATCTATGTCGACCTGAACCTACATGTCTCCCGCGAGTGGCTCCCCGGCGATGGCTTTCCCCCCGGTAAGCTCCCCGAGCTCGGCAAGGTGGTCGCCTACTTCCATCCCCGGGCAATCGCGCTCCAGAAGCAGTTCGCCACCCAGATGCTGAGCCATAAGAGCCCCTACACCGGCCAGCCGCTCGCCACCGATCCCGTGCTTGCCCTGGTCGAGCTCAACAACGAAGACTCCTTGGTCGGCTCGTCGGGGCAGGCCGAGGCGCTCCCCCCGGCGGTCCGCAAGCCGCTGGAAGACGGCTGGCGTGCCTATCTGCTCCAAAAGTACGGCACGACCGAGGCGCTCAAGAAGGCATGGAACCGCTCGGCGGCACTCGGCCCGGAGCAGCTAAAGCGCGAGCCTAGCGCCTGGACCTCCGAGGCCCAAGGTCAGACAAAGCTCACGGTCACCCCGGTGAGTGCTGCGGGGCAGACCAATGCGCCATCGGGGACGGTACTCCAGCTCGCCCCGGAAAAAATCGACAGCACCAACTGGCATGTTCAGCTCCACCAGACCGGCCTCACGCTAGACACCGGCAAGACCTACACCGTGTCGTTTACCGCACGGGCATCGGCGCCTCGGACCGTCTTTGTCAACGCGCGTCTGGACCAAGCGCCGTGGAGCATGGTCGGGCTCGATACCAGTATCGGGCTGGACACGCAGTGGAAGCGCTACTCCTTCACCTTTGTTGCCAATGGCAGTGTCGTCCCCGGCCACTGTCGGCTCTCCCTGATGCTGGGCGATAGCACGGCGAGCGTCTTTCTGGGCGAGTGGAGCCTTCGCCCGGGCAGTGGCGGGGTCTCTCTCGCGCCGGGCCAGCGCCTGGAGGCGGGCAATCTCGGGCTCGGGCAGGTCAGCGGCTCTCCGGCGGGCGTGGACTACACCCACTACCTCATGACCGTCGAGGACCGCTACTGCACCGCACTGAAAGCAGCGATCTCGGCGACCGGCTGCAGGGCGGCGGTTGCCTGCTCCCAGGCCAGCTACGGCGGGATCGCGGGGGCCTACCGGGAGTCGAAGCTGGACTGGGTGGACATGCACGCCTACTGGCAGCACCCCAGCTTCCCCGGCACGGCCTTCGACCCCAACAACTACCGGATCGAGAACACCCCCATGACCGCAAGCTCCGCCGCGGGTGTCCTCGATGGGCTCGCGATGCACCGGGTGGCAGGGAAGCCCTTCACGGTCAGCGAGTACGACCACCCCGCTCCCAGCGAGTACAGCGCCGAGATGGTCCCCTTGATCTTCGCCTACGCCGCCTGGCAGGACTGGGATGGGGTCTTTCTCTTCGCCTACGAGACCGCCCGAAGCGAGAAGATCACCGGCTTCTTCGACCAGCAGCTCCACCCGGGCAAGCTAGGCTTTCTCCCCGCAGCGGCGTCGCTCTTCCTTCGGGGAGATCTCGCGCCCGCACCCAATGCCATCCAGCTCACGGTCCCGAAGAACCGGGTCGCGGGTCTCAAGGGGCTGGGCTCGGACTATGCCTTCTGGGGACTGGCCCAGACCCGCTACTTGCAAGGCAGCCTCAAGAACGCCCCAGAGCGAGTCGATGCCAAGAGTTTCCTGACGTTTCGGGCGGCCGTGCGCTTTGAGAGCGACCCTGGCCCCCTCGCGCTGGGCATCCAGAACCTCAAGCCCGAGAGCGAGGGCTTTGTCTGGGACCACTCCGCGCAGCAAGTGCGGGTGAGCTCCCCTGCCTCGAAGGCACTGATGGGCAAGCTCGGAGGCCATGCGAGCCGTGTCGCCGGCTTTGTCGCCGAGGTGGCACCGTCGGCGCGCAACTTCGCCGTCCTGACCCTCACCAGTCGGGATGGCAAGCCCACGCAAGAGTCGAGCTCGTTGCTCCTGACAGCTCTAGACAAGGCGGAGAACCCAGGCCTTCAGTGGAACAAAGAGCGCACCTTTGCCGCCGAAGCCTGGAAATCCGGCCCGACACAGCTCAGTGTCCCCACAGCGACCCTCCACATTGCGACTTTGGCACAAAACTTGACAGTCTGGGCACTTGATAACACAGGTAGGCGCGTCAAAGAGATTCCCGCCACTCTAGAGAATGGCACTCTGACACTGGCAATCGGTCCTGAGCACAAGACGCTCTGGTACGAGCTGGTAAAAAACTAG
- a CDS encoding tetratricopeptide repeat protein, whose translation MFTEQERYFLFTDIEGSTPLWERFPVAMQTALARHDSLLREAAAANEGRVFKTIGDAFCIAFPTLADALRGALQAHQALYAQDWGQVGTVRVRLAIHGGTVQERDGDYFGTPLNRVARLRDAGHGGQLLISGHLRPQVTEPEFETLQWLDLGNHRLRGLEEPEPIFQLALPGLPTEFPPLKTESAHPHNLPSETTSFVGRRPDIIQIRNLLIEKKARLVTLTGLGGSGKSRLAIRAASDILWRYPDGIWYVDAVSLSHVEEFSSTLLHACGLTEDSKKTALQQLCERFKSSKALILVDGAERFEELADDIAVLLKGTEHLQVLATSRSVLYLSMEHEVGIEPLTLAESRELFVERAQQARPEFSLTTETEPILDTLCQTLEGVPLSIELAAAQVRLHALPELLDALSKRFELLATRLRDIHPRHRSLRSTIDWSYQSLTPEEQALFRSLSCFAGSFSTEAATAVCGPLTPGSSLTETLGRLRDKSLLRLAAAQHSTPTEPVRYLLQDSLREFGADALRETEPPPQQELLFSRHSQYYQSLVQERAQELRGAGQRAALSALERDAANIRAVQERLLSTGEVGDAARLAIHLWRFWEIRGWLREGRAQVQRLLQRESALDDPLTLAELLLTAGRLEWNSANAAKAIRYLERSVALSSQHPEPESQLTQRTALTVLGMIAYSRGDLLASDQHYEAALAVPSEDRSVSMALKTNLGINAMTRGENDRALQLFEECLAYRQSVGDLVREAHAWNCIGATSAALGQVERAIAAFETSHQMYEALGDPVHAAHAQINLGDLAGQSGDPARAQQHFEGALVVLRPLEEWRGITACQLGRAVLALQQEELAVAQALAQEALQISQQNGYQESVAQAQELLALAAFFTGQHDAARDNLQSAEALRDDIQLPRSSAQEQLLAPLLQSRTP comes from the coding sequence GTGTTTACCGAGCAAGAACGTTACTTCCTCTTCACAGATATTGAGGGCAGCACCCCCCTTTGGGAGCGCTTTCCAGTCGCGATGCAGACAGCCCTTGCGCGCCACGATTCCCTCCTCCGGGAGGCAGCCGCGGCAAACGAGGGCCGGGTCTTCAAGACCATCGGCGATGCTTTCTGTATCGCCTTTCCTACCCTGGCCGACGCGCTCCGGGGCGCACTTCAGGCACACCAGGCACTCTACGCTCAAGACTGGGGCCAGGTGGGCACGGTTCGGGTGCGATTGGCGATCCACGGCGGCACGGTGCAGGAGCGCGACGGCGACTATTTTGGGACTCCCTTAAACCGAGTCGCGCGGCTACGGGACGCGGGCCACGGAGGGCAGCTACTCATCTCCGGACACCTTCGTCCCCAGGTCACCGAGCCTGAGTTTGAGACGCTCCAGTGGCTGGACCTGGGCAACCACCGCCTCCGTGGCCTTGAGGAGCCCGAGCCGATCTTTCAGCTAGCCCTGCCCGGTCTCCCCACCGAGTTCCCCCCCCTCAAGACCGAGTCCGCCCACCCCCACAACCTGCCGTCGGAGACCACATCGTTTGTGGGACGGCGGCCCGATATCATCCAGATCCGCAACCTCCTGATCGAGAAAAAAGCCCGCCTGGTCACCCTGACCGGGCTGGGAGGGAGCGGCAAGTCCCGGCTCGCGATCCGGGCGGCGAGTGACATCCTCTGGCGCTACCCCGACGGTATCTGGTATGTCGATGCGGTCTCCCTCTCCCATGTGGAGGAGTTTAGCTCGACTCTCTTGCACGCCTGTGGCCTCACGGAAGACAGCAAGAAGACCGCTCTCCAGCAGCTCTGTGAGCGCTTCAAGAGCAGCAAGGCGCTGATCCTCGTGGACGGTGCCGAGCGCTTCGAAGAGCTCGCCGACGATATCGCGGTCTTGCTTAAGGGAACCGAGCACCTCCAAGTCCTGGCGACCTCGCGGAGTGTGCTCTATCTCAGCATGGAGCACGAGGTGGGGATCGAGCCGCTCACCCTGGCCGAGTCGCGGGAGCTCTTTGTGGAGCGTGCCCAGCAGGCACGCCCCGAGTTTTCCCTCACCACGGAAACAGAGCCGATCCTAGACACCCTCTGCCAGACCCTGGAGGGTGTCCCCCTCTCCATCGAGCTCGCCGCGGCCCAGGTGCGCCTCCACGCCCTCCCCGAGCTACTAGATGCCCTGAGCAAGCGCTTTGAGCTCCTGGCTACCCGCCTGCGCGATATCCACCCGCGCCACCGCTCCCTCCGGAGCACGATCGACTGGAGCTACCAGTCGCTCACACCGGAAGAGCAGGCGCTGTTTCGGAGCCTCTCGTGCTTTGCAGGCAGCTTTAGCACCGAGGCCGCCACCGCAGTCTGTGGCCCTCTCACCCCAGGATCCTCGCTCACCGAGACCCTGGGACGGCTACGAGACAAGAGCCTCCTGCGCCTTGCGGCGGCGCAGCACAGCACACCGACCGAGCCCGTGCGGTATCTCCTCCAGGATAGCCTCCGTGAGTTTGGTGCCGATGCCCTCCGCGAGACCGAGCCCCCGCCCCAGCAAGAGCTGCTCTTTTCGCGCCATAGCCAGTACTACCAGAGCTTGGTGCAGGAGCGTGCACAGGAGCTCCGGGGAGCAGGCCAGCGAGCGGCACTGAGTGCCCTTGAGCGCGATGCCGCCAATATTCGCGCGGTTCAAGAGCGTCTCCTCAGTACCGGTGAGGTCGGGGATGCCGCACGACTCGCGATCCACCTCTGGCGGTTCTGGGAGATCCGCGGCTGGCTCCGCGAGGGCCGAGCTCAGGTCCAGCGCCTCCTCCAGCGAGAGAGCGCACTCGACGACCCACTGACCCTCGCCGAGCTCCTCCTCACGGCCGGTCGTCTGGAGTGGAACAGCGCCAACGCCGCGAAGGCGATCCGCTACCTGGAGCGCAGCGTCGCTCTCAGCTCCCAGCACCCCGAGCCGGAGTCGCAGCTCACGCAGCGCACGGCACTCACGGTCCTTGGCATGATTGCCTATAGCCGTGGCGACCTCCTCGCCTCAGACCAGCACTATGAAGCGGCACTTGCTGTCCCGTCCGAGGACAGGTCGGTGTCGATGGCGCTCAAGACCAACCTGGGCATCAATGCCATGACCCGCGGTGAGAACGACCGTGCGCTACAGCTCTTTGAGGAGTGTCTCGCCTACCGCCAGAGTGTCGGGGACCTGGTCCGGGAGGCACATGCCTGGAACTGTATCGGAGCGACGAGTGCCGCCCTCGGGCAGGTGGAGCGCGCGATTGCGGCCTTTGAGACGAGCCACCAGATGTACGAGGCCTTGGGCGATCCGGTCCATGCGGCCCATGCCCAGATCAACCTCGGCGACCTCGCAGGCCAGAGCGGAGATCCTGCCCGCGCCCAGCAACACTTCGAAGGTGCGCTTGTCGTGCTTCGCCCCCTTGAGGAGTGGCGTGGAATCACCGCCTGCCAGCTAGGACGTGCGGTGCTCGCCTTGCAGCAAGAAGAGCTTGCCGTGGCCCAGGCGCTCGCCCAGGAGGCCTTGCAGATCAGCCAGCAGAACGGCTACCAGGAGAGTGTTGCCCAGGCACAGGAGCTCCTCGCCCTGGCTGCCTTCTTCACCGGCCAGCACGATGCGGCACGCGACAATCTCCAGAGCGCCGAGGCCCTCCGTGACGATATCCAGCTCCCTCGGAGTAGCGCTCAGGAGCAGCTCCTCGCTCCCTTGCTTCAGAGCCGAACCCCGTAG
- a CDS encoding S41 family peptidase gives MQRRRGSFLFGAGVVLATGVAFAGGVRLRQGHQAPRTTTLEAAPGRAQVAENGHAVTPRGSEAQDLGGTFETVYALVKEQYYDKLPTDTKMSQSSVKLMLAALEDPNSYYLEPEQRSLFEAEAQGRFSGIGAALSLQSTKTNGYTDYKITVVAPLPGSPAEKAGLKPGDIITHVDGKWVLGYDPLLSFAKVAQQFQNREVDEKVYEKARTSARDRITGGIRLHAAEMLLRGDKLLAKTIAAKDSYSLTVQRKGQSAPLKVEITPDTTTAPTLASKSLSGKASYLKLPYLSQGSDEAVATALKALPADSAGLVLDLRGNPGGSFEAMQRIAGLLAGRGVVAQEVGQAGKKNNLLAADAAVFKGPLTVLVDGGTASTAEALAACLSERGGATLVGEKTFGDALVQGMYRMEDGSAFTLITGKLVSSKGVAWSGVGLSPQVAVASGTPESELLARAVATLKSRPQVAATAPTGGKG, from the coding sequence ATGCAACGACGGCGTGGGTCTTTTCTTTTTGGCGCGGGGGTCGTCCTGGCCACCGGAGTCGCCTTTGCCGGTGGGGTGCGCCTTCGCCAAGGCCACCAGGCACCGCGAACCACAACCCTAGAGGCGGCTCCCGGGCGAGCCCAGGTGGCGGAGAACGGGCATGCCGTGACTCCCCGTGGGAGCGAGGCGCAGGACCTAGGGGGAACCTTTGAGACGGTCTACGCCCTGGTCAAGGAGCAGTACTACGACAAGCTTCCCACCGACACCAAGATGTCCCAGAGCAGTGTCAAGCTCATGCTCGCCGCTCTGGAAGACCCGAACTCCTACTACCTAGAGCCCGAGCAGCGCTCGCTCTTCGAGGCCGAGGCGCAGGGGCGCTTTAGCGGGATCGGGGCGGCGCTAAGCCTCCAGTCCACCAAGACCAACGGCTACACGGACTACAAGATCACCGTAGTCGCTCCCTTGCCCGGGTCACCGGCAGAGAAGGCGGGCCTCAAGCCAGGGGATATCATCACCCATGTCGATGGCAAGTGGGTCCTGGGCTACGACCCCCTGCTCTCCTTTGCCAAGGTCGCCCAGCAGTTCCAGAACCGCGAGGTCGATGAGAAGGTCTACGAGAAGGCCCGAACGAGTGCCCGCGACCGAATCACCGGGGGAATTCGCCTCCACGCCGCAGAGATGCTGCTCCGCGGCGACAAGCTCCTGGCCAAGACCATCGCGGCTAAGGACTCCTACTCGCTCACCGTCCAGCGCAAGGGCCAGAGCGCCCCACTCAAAGTGGAGATTACGCCGGACACGACCACCGCTCCCACGCTAGCCAGCAAGTCTCTGTCGGGTAAGGCCAGCTACCTCAAGCTCCCCTATCTCAGCCAGGGCAGCGACGAGGCAGTCGCCACCGCCCTGAAGGCACTCCCAGCGGATAGCGCCGGCCTCGTGCTCGATCTCCGTGGCAACCCCGGGGGCTCGTTTGAGGCGATGCAGCGGATCGCGGGGTTGCTTGCGGGACGCGGGGTGGTCGCCCAAGAAGTGGGACAAGCCGGCAAGAAGAACAACCTCCTCGCCGCCGATGCCGCAGTCTTTAAGGGCCCCCTCACCGTGCTGGTCGATGGCGGAACGGCCTCGACCGCGGAGGCGCTTGCCGCCTGCCTGAGCGAGCGCGGAGGGGCGACTCTTGTCGGTGAGAAGACCTTTGGAGACGCTCTCGTGCAAGGGATGTACCGGATGGAGGATGGCTCCGCCTTTACGCTGATCACGGGCAAGCTCGTCAGTAGCAAGGGAGTCGCTTGGAGCGGCGTGGGGCTCAGTCCCCAGGTAGCTGTCGCGTCGGGAACCCCGGAGTCCGAGCTACTCGCCCGCGCGGTCGCGACCCTCAAGAGTCGCCCCCAAGTCGCCGCCACGGCTCCGACCGGAGGGAAGGGTTAA
- a CDS encoding S41 family peptidase yields MVRSVIKGIAATSLIGAAFFSGFNSQALLGRKEDPLRTTPLLLATRLSEATRPASAKAGSSDLSPIDTYHSVLEKIISEYGTPPTEPKALGKWRDRLRYAGIEGMLLAIGDRYTEYWDPEEFKRNMEDTQGRFFGIGARLDVTTDKKYPMIIEPIENSPAWRAKLKPGDAITSVDGKSALLSDQQHLDDVIKRIKGEEGTKVKLTIRRGTEVKDYVFVRAQVNSPVIDSWMQDEAAKIGYIRLDLFSEEADTQFGIALERLQRQGMKALIFDLRNNPGGMLHVAQDLASRFLPGGPVTWLKEKNGQMRSLDVNTSLRRGPLAAGKIPTVVLVNGGSASASEIVSGAVQDGGAGFLVGTRTFGKGLVQTIIPLQEGEGAVKITTQRYYTRNKRDINTFRDESGAVTKLGGVKPDMVLTETDKDIEAQWNALRDKPFDRKAAAKFSPQVAKGIELLKARMAGKPWPKSEKDLPDKPEKSETVSAKPKDAVGPYSKPTHEPKLTE; encoded by the coding sequence ATGGTACGCAGTGTTATCAAGGGAATCGCCGCCACGAGCCTGATCGGGGCCGCGTTCTTCAGTGGCTTCAATAGCCAGGCCCTCCTCGGCCGCAAAGAGGACCCGCTCCGCACCACGCCCCTCCTGCTGGCCACCCGCCTGAGCGAGGCAACCCGGCCCGCATCGGCCAAGGCCGGCTCCAGCGATCTCTCGCCCATCGACACCTACCACAGTGTCCTGGAGAAGATCATCAGCGAGTACGGCACCCCGCCCACCGAGCCCAAGGCCCTGGGAAAATGGCGCGATCGGCTACGCTACGCGGGGATCGAGGGGATGCTTCTGGCGATCGGGGACCGCTACACCGAGTACTGGGACCCCGAGGAGTTCAAGCGTAACATGGAGGATACGCAGGGACGCTTCTTCGGGATCGGGGCACGGCTGGATGTCACCACCGACAAGAAATACCCGATGATCATCGAGCCGATCGAGAACTCCCCCGCCTGGCGCGCCAAGCTCAAGCCCGGCGATGCCATTACGTCGGTGGATGGCAAGTCCGCGCTCCTCTCGGACCAGCAGCACCTCGACGATGTGATCAAGCGCATCAAGGGCGAGGAGGGCACCAAGGTCAAGCTGACAATCCGCCGTGGCACCGAGGTGAAGGACTATGTCTTTGTCCGAGCTCAGGTCAACTCCCCGGTGATCGACTCGTGGATGCAGGACGAGGCCGCCAAGATCGGCTACATCCGCCTGGACCTCTTTAGCGAGGAGGCCGATACGCAGTTTGGGATCGCCCTGGAGCGACTCCAGCGCCAGGGGATGAAGGCCCTGATCTTCGACCTGCGCAACAACCCTGGAGGGATGCTCCATGTGGCACAAGACCTGGCATCGCGCTTCCTCCCCGGCGGACCGGTGACCTGGCTCAAGGAGAAGAACGGCCAGATGCGCTCGCTGGATGTCAACACGAGCCTGCGCCGCGGCCCACTCGCGGCCGGCAAGATTCCCACAGTCGTGCTGGTCAACGGCGGCTCCGCCAGCGCGTCGGAGATTGTCTCCGGTGCGGTCCAAGACGGCGGCGCGGGCTTCTTGGTCGGAACGCGCACCTTTGGCAAGGGCCTCGTGCAGACCATCATCCCGCTGCAAGAGGGCGAGGGCGCGGTCAAGATCACGACCCAGCGGTACTACACCCGCAACAAGCGCGATATCAACACCTTCCGCGATGAGTCCGGCGCGGTCACCAAGCTCGGCGGTGTCAAGCCGGACATGGTCCTCACCGAGACCGACAAGGATATCGAGGCACAGTGGAACGCCCTGCGCGACAAGCCCTTCGACCGTAAAGCCGCCGCGAAGTTCAGCCCACAGGTTGCCAAGGGGATCGAGCTCCTCAAGGCACGCATGGCGGGCAAGCCCTGGCCCAAGTCGGAGAAGGACCTCCCCGACAAGCCCGAGAAGTCGGAGACCGTCAGCGCCAAGCCTAAGGACGCGGTCGGCCCGTACTCCAAGCCGACTCACGAGCCCAAGCTCACCGAGTAG